A genome region from Arthrobacter sp. V1I9 includes the following:
- a CDS encoding Gfo/Idh/MocA family protein, producing the protein MIGYAFMGKAHSNAWRNVASFFDVPAFEQKILVGRDAAAVSDAAAKYGWSETATDWRAVLDRDDIHIVDICAPGWLHAEIAIAALEAGKHVLLEKPLANTLAEAEAITSAAQAARAGGVQSMVGFNYRRVPALALAKEMIAAGRLGTVRQVRAAYLQDWLADESAPMTWRLTKDTAGSGALGDIASHAIDQVLFLLGDQVTEVAGRLHTFVNQRPGPEGPEEVTVDDAAWATLTLASGAVASVEASRVATGRKNSLQLEVYGDKGAITFDLENLNELRFLDATAPAREQGFRRIVVSEPDHPYMDGWWPQGHIIGWEHTFTHEIRDFLLAVGSGTEPSPSFEDGLEVQRILAAVEESAAAKSSTIPLTPATRPAATTEGA; encoded by the coding sequence ATGATCGGCTACGCCTTTATGGGCAAGGCGCATTCCAATGCCTGGCGGAACGTGGCAAGCTTCTTCGACGTCCCCGCGTTCGAGCAGAAGATCCTCGTGGGCAGGGACGCCGCCGCAGTCTCGGACGCCGCCGCCAAGTACGGGTGGAGCGAAACGGCCACGGACTGGCGCGCAGTGCTGGACCGGGACGACATCCATATCGTGGATATCTGCGCCCCCGGCTGGCTGCACGCCGAGATTGCCATCGCCGCGCTCGAGGCCGGCAAGCATGTGCTGCTGGAAAAGCCGCTGGCCAACACCCTGGCGGAGGCCGAGGCCATAACCTCCGCAGCGCAGGCGGCCAGGGCCGGAGGTGTGCAGTCGATGGTGGGATTCAACTACCGCCGCGTTCCCGCCCTGGCCCTTGCAAAGGAAATGATCGCCGCCGGCCGGCTCGGTACCGTCCGCCAGGTTCGTGCGGCCTACCTCCAGGACTGGCTGGCCGACGAGTCAGCCCCCATGACCTGGCGGCTGACAAAGGACACTGCGGGCTCCGGGGCGCTCGGGGACATCGCCTCCCATGCCATCGACCAGGTCCTCTTCCTGCTCGGCGACCAGGTCACGGAAGTTGCCGGCCGCCTGCACACTTTCGTGAACCAAAGGCCGGGACCTGAGGGGCCTGAAGAGGTAACGGTCGACGACGCTGCCTGGGCGACGCTGACCCTCGCCTCCGGGGCGGTCGCCTCGGTGGAGGCCTCCCGGGTGGCTACGGGCCGGAAGAACTCCCTCCAGCTGGAGGTCTACGGCGACAAAGGTGCCATCACCTTCGACCTGGAAAACCTCAACGAACTCAGGTTCCTTGACGCCACAGCACCCGCCCGCGAGCAGGGCTTCCGCCGGATCGTTGTGAGCGAACCCGACCACCCGTACATGGACGGCTGGTGGCCGCAGGGCCACATCATCGGCTGGGAGCACACCTTCACGCACGAAATCCGCGACTTCCTGCTTGCCGTCGGCAGCGGGACCGAGCCGTCGCCGTCGTTCGAGGACGGACTGGAAGTCCAGCGCATCCTGGCCGCCGTGGAGGAGTCCGCCGCCGCAAAAAGTTCAACCATCCCGCTGACCCCGGCAACCCGCCCCGCAGCTACGACAGAAGGAGCCTGA
- a CDS encoding sugar phosphate isomerase/epimerase, whose product MPRPYTLFTGQWADLPFEEVAKLASGWGYDGLEIAVSGDHLDAWRWDEPGYVESKLAVLEKYNLKVWAISNHLKGQAVCDNPIDFRHEAIVGAKVWGDGDPEGVRQRAAEEMKHTARLAKALSVDTVVGFTGSSIWQYVAMFPPVPEKVIEAGYQDFADRWNPILDVFDECGVRFAHEVHPSEIAYDYWTTVRTLEAIGHREAFGLNWDPSHMMWQGIDPVSFIWDFKDRIYHVDCKDTKVRQTGRNTVMGSHLAWGDPRRGWDFVSAGRGDVPWEASFRALTAIGYEGPISVEWEDAGMDRLHGAPEALAALKKFDFAPSSTSFDAAFKQ is encoded by the coding sequence ATGCCCCGCCCCTACACCCTGTTCACCGGCCAGTGGGCCGACCTACCGTTTGAGGAAGTCGCGAAGCTGGCGTCCGGCTGGGGCTACGACGGCCTGGAAATAGCCGTCTCCGGCGACCACCTGGATGCCTGGCGCTGGGACGAACCCGGTTACGTCGAGTCCAAGCTCGCCGTCCTGGAGAAGTACAACCTGAAGGTCTGGGCCATCTCCAACCACCTCAAGGGCCAGGCCGTCTGCGACAACCCCATCGACTTCCGCCACGAAGCGATCGTCGGCGCCAAGGTATGGGGCGACGGTGACCCCGAAGGCGTCCGCCAGCGCGCCGCCGAGGAAATGAAGCACACCGCCCGGCTCGCCAAGGCACTCAGCGTGGACACCGTCGTGGGCTTCACCGGCTCCTCCATCTGGCAGTACGTCGCCATGTTCCCGCCCGTCCCGGAAAAGGTCATCGAGGCCGGCTACCAGGACTTCGCCGACCGCTGGAACCCCATCCTGGACGTCTTTGACGAGTGCGGCGTCCGCTTCGCGCACGAGGTCCACCCCTCGGAAATCGCCTACGACTACTGGACCACCGTCCGCACCCTCGAAGCGATCGGCCACCGCGAAGCCTTCGGCCTGAACTGGGACCCGTCCCACATGATGTGGCAGGGCATCGACCCCGTCTCCTTCATCTGGGACTTCAAGGACCGGATCTACCACGTGGACTGCAAGGACACCAAGGTCCGCCAGACCGGCCGGAACACCGTGATGGGCTCCCACCTCGCCTGGGGCGACCCCCGCCGCGGCTGGGACTTCGTCTCCGCTGGCCGCGGTGACGTCCCCTGGGAAGCGTCCTTCCGCGCCCTCACCGCCATCGGCTACGAGGGGCCCATCTCCGTTGAGTGGGAAGACGCCGGAATGGACCGCCTCCACGGCGCCCCGGAAGCCCTCGCCGCCCTCAAGAAGTTCGACTTCGCGCCGTCGAGCACCTCCTTCGACGCCGCCTTCAAGCAGTAG
- a CDS encoding GNAT family N-acetyltransferase, which yields MTSSIRKATGDDAGALAALAAVTFPLACPPSSSPQDIAAHLANTLSERHFQSYLDDPAVTILVIDDGGNLRGYSLLVNRPPDDPDVVSALEILPSVELSKCYVHPEHHGLGAAAELMHASLQAAAEAGGQGVWLGVNSQNARAIRFYEKSGFSRVGTKSFRLGSTVEHDFVLERAVP from the coding sequence ATGACCTCTTCCATCCGTAAGGCAACAGGGGACGACGCCGGCGCGCTGGCTGCCCTGGCGGCCGTCACCTTTCCCCTCGCCTGCCCGCCGTCGTCGTCGCCCCAGGACATCGCGGCGCACCTTGCCAACACGCTCAGCGAACGCCACTTCCAGAGCTACCTCGACGACCCCGCGGTCACCATCCTGGTGATTGACGACGGCGGGAACCTGCGGGGCTACAGCCTGCTGGTGAACCGGCCGCCAGATGACCCGGACGTCGTGTCCGCGCTGGAGATCCTGCCGTCGGTGGAACTGAGCAAGTGCTACGTGCACCCGGAACACCACGGGCTCGGCGCGGCTGCCGAGCTGATGCACGCCAGCCTCCAGGCGGCTGCCGAAGCCGGCGGCCAGGGCGTCTGGCTGGGCGTCAACAGCCAGAACGCCCGTGCCATCCGCTTCTATGAAAAATCAGGGTTCAGCAGGGTAGGCACCAAGTCTTTCCGGCTGGGCAGCACCGTGGAGCATGACTTCGTGCTGGAACGCGCCGTCCCTTAA
- a CDS encoding glycogen debranching N-terminal domain-containing protein: MTAWNADTEAAASESGSVTVVEGSSFCISSGGGDISSDGGTNGAFFQDTRIISHWVLRVNGSLREPLVAQRPRPFEATFVGRAKWPDGRFDSPLVVRQVRHIGPGLQDDITLENYSAEPVDCDIELLVDADQADLFDVKGGRTSRRAEAVRSVRDGQLVIESAHNGQQRGTAIHARGAVVTTDGLRFRATVPARGKWATSVIVVPLINGQSPDEPFKEGGLPHHREGALRHRHWEQNVPRITVADSNLQAVLNRSESDLGSLRIFDEHHPERAAVAAGAPWFMALFGRDSILASYMCLLVDPKLAAGTLQTLAGLQGSKVDVDSEEEPGRIPHEVRFGVTAGLALGGTAYYGTADATPLFAALVGELSRWGLSRDIIQPLLPHVDRALDWIELYGDRDGDGFVEYLRPNDHGLINQGWKDSWDGINFADGTMAEAPIALCEVQAYVYSAYIGRSLLARWSGDVALEQHWAERAAALKTAFNEKFWLPEKGYFAVALDKDKQPVDACTSNMGHCLWLGIVDEDKAPSVVEHLMSPQMFTGWGIRTLASDMGAYNPVSYHNGSVWPHDSALVATGMMRYGFVDEARLLATGIIEAAEHFDGRLPELFCGFDRGEFPGPVPYPTACSPQAWAAAAPVQLARILLRLDPDFTRGVVHLAPILNEQMGEFSAENVLLDTSRVTIRAKGTDGSIEGLPPGLRLLAEPRPPLDSLLDDFGGVHHGN; the protein is encoded by the coding sequence GTGACCGCATGGAACGCCGATACAGAGGCAGCCGCATCCGAGTCGGGTTCGGTCACGGTGGTGGAAGGATCCTCATTCTGCATCTCATCCGGCGGCGGGGACATCAGTTCCGACGGTGGCACTAACGGTGCGTTCTTTCAGGACACCCGCATCATTTCCCATTGGGTGCTCCGGGTCAACGGTTCCCTGCGTGAGCCGCTGGTGGCCCAGCGGCCCCGGCCCTTCGAGGCCACCTTTGTGGGCCGGGCCAAGTGGCCGGACGGCAGGTTCGACAGCCCCCTGGTAGTCCGCCAGGTTCGCCACATCGGCCCGGGACTGCAGGACGACATCACGCTTGAAAATTACTCCGCGGAACCTGTGGACTGCGACATCGAGCTGCTGGTGGACGCCGACCAGGCCGACCTGTTCGACGTTAAGGGCGGACGGACGTCCCGCAGGGCAGAAGCCGTCCGCAGCGTCCGCGACGGCCAGCTTGTGATCGAAAGCGCCCACAACGGGCAGCAGCGCGGAACCGCCATCCATGCCCGGGGCGCCGTGGTGACCACGGACGGGCTTCGCTTCCGGGCTACCGTCCCGGCCCGCGGCAAATGGGCAACCAGCGTCATTGTGGTGCCGCTCATCAACGGGCAGTCCCCCGACGAACCCTTCAAAGAGGGCGGGCTTCCGCACCACCGGGAAGGGGCCCTCCGGCACCGCCACTGGGAGCAGAATGTGCCCCGGATCACCGTTGCGGACAGCAACCTGCAGGCAGTCCTGAACCGCAGCGAAAGCGACCTGGGCTCCCTGCGGATCTTTGACGAGCACCACCCGGAGCGGGCTGCCGTGGCTGCCGGGGCACCCTGGTTCATGGCGCTTTTTGGCCGCGACTCCATCCTGGCCTCCTACATGTGCCTCCTGGTGGACCCCAAACTGGCCGCCGGTACGCTGCAGACACTGGCGGGACTCCAGGGGTCGAAAGTGGACGTGGACTCGGAGGAGGAACCCGGGCGGATTCCGCATGAAGTGCGGTTCGGCGTCACAGCCGGCCTCGCCCTGGGCGGCACTGCATACTACGGAACAGCGGACGCCACACCGCTGTTCGCCGCCCTTGTTGGCGAGCTCAGCCGGTGGGGACTTTCACGGGACATCATCCAACCACTGCTTCCTCACGTGGACCGGGCGCTGGACTGGATCGAGCTGTACGGGGACCGCGACGGCGATGGGTTCGTGGAGTACCTCAGGCCTAACGACCACGGGCTGATCAACCAGGGCTGGAAGGACTCCTGGGACGGCATCAACTTCGCCGACGGCACCATGGCGGAGGCACCCATTGCCCTCTGCGAAGTCCAGGCTTACGTCTATTCCGCCTACATAGGCCGGTCCCTGCTGGCCCGCTGGAGCGGCGATGTTGCCCTCGAACAGCACTGGGCAGAACGCGCTGCGGCCCTGAAGACGGCCTTTAACGAGAAGTTCTGGCTGCCGGAGAAGGGCTACTTCGCGGTGGCCCTGGACAAGGACAAGCAGCCGGTGGATGCCTGCACCTCGAACATGGGCCATTGCCTCTGGCTGGGCATTGTGGATGAGGACAAGGCGCCGTCAGTGGTGGAACACCTGATGTCCCCGCAGATGTTCACCGGCTGGGGCATCCGCACACTGGCTTCCGACATGGGAGCCTACAACCCGGTGAGCTACCACAACGGCTCGGTCTGGCCGCATGACTCGGCCCTGGTGGCCACGGGCATGATGCGCTACGGCTTCGTGGACGAGGCCCGGCTGCTTGCTACCGGCATCATCGAGGCGGCGGAGCACTTTGACGGCCGGCTTCCGGAACTGTTTTGCGGCTTCGACCGTGGCGAGTTTCCCGGGCCGGTGCCTTATCCCACGGCTTGCTCGCCGCAGGCATGGGCGGCGGCAGCACCGGTGCAGCTGGCCCGGATCCTCCTCCGGCTCGACCCCGATTTCACCCGTGGCGTGGTGCACCTGGCCCCCATTCTTAACGAGCAGATGGGTGAGTTCAGCGCCGAGAACGTCCTGCTGGATACGTCCCGGGTGACCATCAGGGCCAAGGGTACCGACGGCAGCATCGAGGGCCTTCCGCCCGGACTGCGGCTGTTGGCCGAACCCCGCCCGCCCTTGGATTCCCTGCTGGATGACTTTGGCGGCGTTCACCACGGCAATTAA
- a CDS encoding glycosyltransferase family 4 protein — translation MRIGLIAGPWIPIPPVTYGGTERVVDSLARGFAAAGHDVLLAAPTDSTCPVPRVPGMRGSVPDGLNLTLSELSHVARAYEGLASADIIHDHTLAGPLYLNRPKRIPVVTTIHCRLDPEAADIYRAIARNAAVIAISRNQGSHAPDVPITQVIHHGMDVSSVPVGSGSGGYLCFVGRACPDKGLLEAVMIAHQAGMPLRIATKMRQPDEVCFFQEVVQPMLGPDDDVLDEVDDASKYRLMGEAVAFLNPIQWPEPFGLVMIEALATGTPVIGTPAGSAPEIVEHGRTGYLGDIGQLAGFVGMADGISRAACRRAVEERFSEERMVNEHLSLYSKLLDGAVRGGVPHPVRVHQNQ, via the coding sequence ATGCGGATAGGACTGATTGCGGGACCGTGGATTCCCATTCCACCGGTGACTTACGGTGGCACCGAAAGGGTGGTGGACAGCCTGGCCCGCGGTTTCGCGGCCGCGGGGCATGACGTACTCCTGGCGGCGCCGACGGACAGCACGTGCCCGGTGCCGAGGGTTCCGGGCATGCGGGGCTCGGTTCCGGACGGCCTGAACCTGACACTCTCCGAACTCAGCCACGTGGCACGGGCCTACGAGGGCCTGGCAAGTGCGGACATCATTCACGACCACACGCTGGCCGGCCCCCTGTATCTGAACCGGCCGAAGCGGATACCGGTGGTGACCACCATCCACTGCCGGCTGGACCCTGAAGCGGCCGATATCTACAGAGCCATTGCGCGCAACGCAGCAGTCATCGCCATTTCCCGCAACCAAGGCTCCCACGCGCCGGACGTTCCAATCACCCAGGTGATCCACCACGGGATGGACGTCTCCTCGGTCCCCGTGGGATCGGGCAGCGGGGGCTACCTGTGCTTTGTGGGGAGGGCCTGCCCGGACAAGGGGCTGCTGGAGGCCGTCATGATTGCCCATCAGGCGGGCATGCCCTTGCGGATAGCGACGAAGATGCGCCAGCCGGATGAGGTCTGCTTCTTCCAGGAGGTGGTTCAACCGATGCTGGGGCCGGACGACGACGTCCTGGACGAAGTGGATGATGCCAGCAAGTACCGGCTGATGGGGGAAGCGGTGGCGTTCCTGAACCCTATCCAGTGGCCGGAGCCCTTCGGGTTGGTCATGATCGAGGCACTGGCCACCGGCACCCCGGTGATCGGGACCCCTGCTGGTTCGGCTCCCGAGATAGTTGAGCATGGACGGACCGGATACCTGGGGGACATCGGGCAGTTGGCCGGCTTCGTGGGGATGGCAGACGGCATCAGCCGCGCAGCGTGCCGACGGGCAGTGGAGGAGCGGTTCAGCGAGGAACGGATGGTGAACGAGCACCTTAGCCTGTACAGCAAACTGCTCGACGGGGCTGTACGCGGAGGGGTTCCGCATCCTGTCAGAGTGCACCAGAATCAGTAA
- a CDS encoding DsbA family oxidoreductase — protein MKIEIWSDVACPWCYIGKRRFETALANFEHRDSVEVKWRSYQLDPTLPEHYDGTELEYLSTRKGLAPQQVSQMFEHVKQQAKGEGLDYRFDSVVVANSFTAHRLIHLAAAHGKQDEAKERLLSDHFEHGKDIGSRAYLTSLALDLGIGAAEVEELFTTDRYADDVRSDFEEARALGISGVPFFVIDRKFGLSGAQPAGTFTAALTQAWQDANPLVLVNSTDGEACGPDGCSI, from the coding sequence ATGAAGATTGAAATCTGGTCCGACGTTGCCTGCCCGTGGTGCTACATCGGCAAGCGCCGCTTCGAAACAGCACTGGCCAACTTCGAGCACCGCGATTCGGTGGAGGTCAAGTGGCGCAGCTACCAACTGGACCCCACCCTGCCCGAGCACTATGACGGGACCGAGCTGGAGTACCTGAGCACCCGAAAGGGCCTGGCCCCACAGCAGGTGTCGCAAATGTTCGAGCACGTCAAGCAGCAGGCCAAGGGCGAGGGCCTGGACTACCGGTTCGATTCCGTGGTTGTGGCGAACAGCTTCACGGCGCACCGCCTGATCCATCTTGCAGCCGCCCACGGCAAGCAGGACGAAGCCAAGGAGCGCCTGCTCAGCGACCATTTCGAGCACGGCAAGGACATCGGCAGCCGCGCGTACCTGACCTCGCTCGCCCTGGATCTGGGCATCGGCGCAGCTGAGGTGGAGGAACTCTTTACCACGGACAGGTACGCCGACGACGTCCGTTCGGATTTCGAGGAGGCCCGGGCCCTGGGCATTAGCGGGGTGCCCTTCTTCGTCATTGACCGCAAGTTCGGGCTCTCCGGCGCCCAGCCCGCCGGGACGTTCACCGCCGCGCTCACCCAGGCCTGGCAGGACGCCAACCCGCTGGTGCTGGTCAACTCCACCGACGGCGAGGCCTGCGGCCCGGACGGCTGCTCCATCTAA